The Sylvia atricapilla isolate bSylAtr1 chromosome 30, bSylAtr1.pri, whole genome shotgun sequence region GGACTCGAGACAGAAGTTGAAAAGAGGGTATCGCTGTGTCCAGAGCTCCAGCCTTCGCTGCAACCTGCCCGTCGTTCAGCCTCTAGATTCCCTTGGAGGACGGGAACGCTGTTCGGAGAGGTGCAGGGCGTGCCCCTGACCTCCCATCCTTTCTTTGCCTTGCAGCCTGCGGCGGGAGGGCTACACAGTGCAGGTGAATGTCAACGACTACCTGGACATCTACTGCCCACACTACAACGCCTCGGTGCCCGAGCACCGGCTGGAGCAGTACGTGCTGTACATGGTGAACGCGGAGGGGTACCGCACCTGCAACACCAGCCAGGGCTTCAAGCGCTGGGAGTGCAACCGGCCCCACGCGCCCCACAGCCCCATCAAGTTCTCGGAGAAGTTCCAGCGCTACAGCGCCTTCTCACTGGGCTACGAGTTCCGCGCGGGGCAGGAGTACTACTACATCTGTACGTGGGGCGCCGGAGCGGGAATCCCACACAGTCCCCAAGCCCCAGATGGGTCCCCTCAGGTCCCACCCCAGATGggcccctctgtgtccccagggaggaACCTCTTGGCTGGTTTCTCTGCACCCCCAAAATTGGGCAGCTGTTTCCCCCCCTAAGAATGGGCACCCGGAGCTCTGGGAGGGGTTGAAAGAGCAGAGGGGTGGGAGGGCTACAGGATAGGGATGTGGGGAACAACGGGAAGAAGGTTGGGGGTGGGGGTGCCAGTGCATGATGGGGGTGGGGGATGATGATGTAGGATGCAGGAGGCTGATGCAGGATCAAGGCTCAGGGGCTATTGCTGCAGGATTGCAGTGTTGGTGCCAGATCCTGGTGCCTGGCTGGGATGCTGGGGCTGATGGTTCAGAGCTGGGATGCTGGTACAGGGCATTGGTGCAGAATTTGGGGTGTTGCTGCATTCCCCTAGCCCAGAGCACACCCCTGAGCAGGACCAGACCCCCCCTCTGCCCTGACCCACCAAACCTCGAGGTGCTTGGTGTTGGGGTCACTGCCATGGAGCCCCACTCAGCACGCTCTTGCCTTGCAGCCACGCCGACACACAACCACCGCCGGGCCTGCCTGAAGATGAAGGTGTTTGTCTGCTGTGCCTCCAGTAAGTACCTCCGTGCCCATCCCGGGGGCTGGGGGCGAGCGGGGGCGGCAAGGCTGGCCggtgggtgccccatccctccTGCGGAGGGGAGGCTGGGGGGGCTGTGGTGCAGGGCATCCAGGGAGCGtgacccctgtcccctctctccctccacaGCGTCGCACTCCGGGGAGAAGCTGGCGCCCACCCTGCCCCAGTTCACCCTGCGGCCCGAGGTGAAGATCGAGGACCTGGGTGAGTCAGGCACAGCTCCCGGCCCCACAGCGCCGTATCCCcgccctccgccgccgcccctggggca contains the following coding sequences:
- the EFNA3 gene encoding ephrin-A3 isoform X1, encoding MAAGLLPLLPLLLLLPGRGPPGALGNRHAVHWNSSNPHLRREGYTVQVNVNDYLDIYCPHYNASVPEHRLEQYVLYMVNAEGYRTCNTSQGFKRWECNRPHAPHSPIKFSEKFQRYSAFSLGYEFRAGQEYYYISTPTHNHRRACLKMKVFVCCASKNFNPEMPKLEKSISGTSPKREHLPLAVAAALFLMTLLAS
- the EFNA3 gene encoding ephrin-A3 isoform X2, with translation MAAGLLPLLPLLLLLPGRGPPGALGNRHAVHWNSSNPHLRREGYTVQVNVNDYLDIYCPHYNASVPEHRLEQYVLYMVNAEGYRTCNTSQGFKRWECNRPHAPHSPIKFSEKFQRYSAFSLGYEFRAGQEYYYISTPTHNHRRACLKMKVFVCCASTSHSGEKLAPTLPQFTLRPEVKIEDLENFNPEMPKLEKSISGTSPKREHLPLAVAAALFLMTLLAS